A DNA window from Gemmatimonadales bacterium contains the following coding sequences:
- a CDS encoding iron-sulfur cluster assembly accessory protein: protein MTFAEEHMATTNEQAITLHLTPAALAKVREFIAAEDVPAETGGLRVGVLPGGCSGFKYEMSIDDAALDDDVVLDLGGVRVFVDGFSAQYLNGVEVDYVTTMQNSGFAFSNPNATGGCGCGTSFTV from the coding sequence GTGACGTTCGCGGAGGAGCACATGGCGACGACCAACGAGCAGGCCATCACCCTTCACCTCACGCCGGCGGCGCTGGCGAAGGTGAGAGAGTTCATCGCGGCCGAGGATGTTCCGGCGGAGACCGGCGGCCTCCGGGTGGGCGTGTTGCCGGGCGGCTGCTCCGGGTTCAAGTACGAGATGAGCATCGACGACGCAGCGCTGGACGACGACGTGGTCCTCGACCTGGGCGGCGTGCGCGTCTTCGTTGACGGCTTCAGCGCGCAGTACCTGAACGGCGTGGAAGTGGACTACGTCACGACCATGCAGAACAGCGGCTTCGCGTTCAGCAACCCGAACGCGACGGGCGGCTGCGGGTGCGGGACCAGCTTCACGGTGTAG